A portion of the Brevundimonas pondensis genome contains these proteins:
- a CDS encoding 50S ribosomal protein L25/general stress protein Ctc, whose product MAEIILNVDVREGAGTGSARAVRRSGAVPGILYGGDKAPVSISVNEKDFRKSLYTGKLLGHLVTLKYGDETQPVIAKTVDFDPVTDRPLHFDLMRVDAKAPIKIEINVHFKNADEAPFSRAGGMLEVVRHSVEILVAADQIPEELVVDLKGREIGETIRMSDITLPKGASATITDRDFVIATIKNSAAAQSDAGDTTAEAE is encoded by the coding sequence ATGGCCGAGATCATTCTGAACGTTGACGTCCGTGAAGGCGCAGGCACCGGCAGCGCGCGCGCTGTCCGTCGCTCGGGCGCCGTGCCCGGCATCCTGTACGGTGGCGACAAGGCCCCCGTCTCGATCTCGGTGAACGAGAAGGACTTCCGCAAGTCCCTCTACACCGGCAAGCTGCTGGGCCACCTGGTGACCCTGAAGTACGGCGACGAGACCCAGCCGGTCATCGCCAAGACCGTCGATTTCGACCCGGTCACCGATCGTCCGCTGCACTTCGACCTGATGCGCGTCGACGCCAAGGCTCCGATCAAGATCGAAATCAACGTTCACTTCAAGAACGCTGACGAAGCCCCCTTCTCGCGCGCCGGCGGCATGCTGGAAGTCGTCCGTCACTCGGTCGAGATCCTGGTCGCCGCCGACCAGATCCCGGAAGAGCTGGTCGTTGATCTGAAGGGTCGCGAAATCGGCGAAACCATCCGCATGTCGGACATCACCCTGCCGAAGGGCGCCTCGGCCACCATCACCGACCGCGACTTCGTGATCGCCACGATCAAGAACTCGGCTGCTGCACAGTCGGACGCCGGCGACACGACGGCTGAAGCTGAATAA
- a CDS encoding cobalamin biosynthesis protein CbiG — protein MARLFDAYIIADWTAAEGKKLGEQTLWVGVAKRDVRFRLYTETHNVATRAEGEALIADLLAEHRKRGDRVLVGFDFDFGFPAGTAARLNLDGRPWDALGKFLAANIVDKADNTNNRYQVAAKMNRLMTDQPWPFWGAPASQAQRWLTTTKPPEGAGADIPEFRATELAARKDKLPPKSVWQMHGAGAVGGLTLLGVPMLRRLLDKLGASAAVWPFNTGWRELTEADVEPLSAVVVEVWPALFDAKRQVSAEGVKEYKTQAQVRTAAEAFAQMDDAGELQKAFAPPKTADEALVAQVESEEGWILGV, from the coding sequence GTGGCCCGTCTCTTCGACGCCTACATCATCGCCGACTGGACCGCCGCCGAAGGCAAGAAGCTGGGCGAGCAGACCCTATGGGTCGGCGTCGCCAAGCGCGACGTGCGTTTCCGCCTCTATACCGAGACCCACAACGTCGCCACGCGCGCCGAGGGCGAGGCCCTGATCGCCGACCTGCTGGCCGAGCACCGCAAGCGCGGCGACCGCGTCCTGGTCGGCTTCGACTTCGACTTCGGCTTCCCCGCCGGTACGGCCGCGCGCCTGAATCTGGACGGCCGCCCTTGGGACGCCCTGGGCAAGTTCCTGGCCGCCAACATCGTCGACAAGGCCGACAACACCAACAATCGCTATCAGGTCGCGGCCAAGATGAACCGTCTGATGACGGATCAGCCCTGGCCCTTCTGGGGCGCGCCCGCCAGCCAGGCCCAGCGCTGGCTGACCACGACCAAGCCGCCCGAAGGCGCCGGCGCCGACATCCCCGAGTTCCGAGCCACCGAACTGGCCGCGCGCAAGGACAAGCTGCCGCCCAAGAGCGTCTGGCAGATGCACGGCGCCGGCGCCGTCGGCGGCCTGACCCTGCTGGGCGTGCCCATGCTGCGCCGCCTGCTGGACAAGCTGGGCGCCTCGGCCGCCGTCTGGCCCTTCAACACCGGCTGGCGTGAGCTGACTGAGGCCGACGTCGAGCCCCTGTCGGCCGTGGTGGTCGAGGTCTGGCCCGCCCTGTTCGACGCCAAGCGTCAGGTCAGCGCCGAAGGCGTCAAGGAATACAAGACCCAGGCCCAGGTCCGCACCGCCGCCGAAGCCTTCGCCCAGATGGACGACGCCGGCGAGTTGCAGAAGGCTTTTGCGCCCCCGAAGACGGCGGACGAGGCGCTGGTGGCTCAGGTCGAGAGCGAAGAAGGCTGGATCCTGGGGGTCTGA
- the pth gene encoding aminoacyl-tRNA hydrolase, with the protein MIIIAGLGNPGAKYEKNRHNIGFMAVDEIASRWRFGPERAKFQSIVSEGEVEGTKVLLMKPQTYMNESGRAVGEAARFYKIKPSEIIVFHDEIDLAPGRFRMKTGGGAAGQNGVRSLISHLGADFRRARMGVGHPGEPQLVMHHVLGDFHKADKPWLDAMLQACADALPFAIKGDDERYQGEVMRLAPAPKFSPRQAAKGE; encoded by the coding sequence ATGATCATCATCGCAGGGCTCGGCAATCCGGGCGCCAAGTACGAGAAGAACCGTCACAACATCGGCTTCATGGCCGTGGACGAGATCGCCAGCCGCTGGCGCTTCGGACCCGAGCGGGCCAAGTTCCAGTCCATCGTCAGCGAAGGCGAGGTCGAGGGGACCAAGGTCCTGCTGATGAAGCCCCAGACCTATATGAACGAGAGCGGACGGGCTGTCGGCGAGGCGGCGCGCTTTTACAAGATCAAACCCAGCGAGATCATCGTCTTCCACGACGAGATCGACCTGGCCCCCGGGCGGTTCCGCATGAAGACCGGTGGCGGGGCGGCGGGCCAGAACGGCGTCCGCAGCCTGATCAGTCACCTGGGCGCCGACTTCCGCCGGGCGCGCATGGGCGTCGGCCACCCCGGCGAGCCGCAGCTGGTCATGCATCACGTCCTGGGCGACTTCCACAAGGCCGACAAGCCCTGGCTGGACGCCATGCTGCAGGCCTGCGCCGACGCCCTGCCCTTTGCCATAAAGGGCGACGACGAGCGCTATCAGGGCGAGGTCATGCGCCTGGCCCCGGCGCCGAAGTTCAGCCCCAGGCAGGCGGCCAAGGGCGAATAG
- a CDS encoding DUF4139 domain-containing protein: protein MRRLLAITTAFSLVAPSVWAQTESVSARPDTATVVIYRDQPVDTVALMAQSRQSWNRLDREGLALIVETRTVDLPAGEGIIRFRGLATGVVPQSAVLEGLPAHVVERNADFDLLSPASLMEKSVGEVVRVVRTNPATGEQVEKAAVIRAGAQGTVLEIDGRFEALDCSGQTERVIFDRVPEGLGDQPVLSVRTRAERAGRHTVTLAYLATGLQWSADYVARLDPSDGTLDLTGWVTLANFGGTGFPDAPVQVVAGTLRKDAGTVPVEPLVRYQQNQCWPQGTTTFGSGEVAEYSGGPPPPPPPPPAPPPPPVMAMARESMDEVVVTAMARQGELGDYKIYTLPEPTTVAARQTKQVRFLEREGVAYERVYRANVLSNDDESRPTGIVLKLKNEESAGLGLALPGGSVAVMQPDGTGGVLLAGQDRFVDKGVGLPVRLSFGQSPDVRVQTRLVKSTSTTRGAVTTDRSEIETTVTNVRSEPVTVELLADAAMSRGFRIRRQSVRSRIDDTGYPVWTLSVPANGAATLTAAWTTTN, encoded by the coding sequence ATGCGCCGCCTTCTGGCGATCACCACGGCCTTCAGTCTCGTCGCGCCCTCTGTCTGGGCGCAGACGGAGAGCGTGTCTGCGCGCCCGGACACGGCGACTGTGGTCATCTATCGCGACCAGCCGGTCGATACGGTCGCCCTGATGGCGCAGTCGCGTCAGTCGTGGAACCGGCTGGATCGCGAAGGTCTGGCCCTGATCGTCGAGACGCGCACCGTAGACCTTCCGGCGGGCGAGGGCATCATCCGCTTCCGGGGTCTGGCCACCGGCGTCGTGCCGCAGAGCGCGGTGCTGGAGGGCCTACCCGCCCATGTGGTCGAGCGCAACGCCGACTTCGATCTGCTGTCGCCCGCCAGCCTGATGGAGAAATCCGTTGGCGAGGTCGTCCGCGTCGTCCGCACCAATCCCGCGACGGGCGAGCAGGTGGAAAAGGCGGCCGTCATCCGCGCGGGCGCGCAAGGGACCGTGTTGGAGATCGACGGGCGCTTCGAGGCCCTGGACTGCTCGGGCCAGACCGAGCGCGTCATCTTCGATCGCGTGCCCGAGGGGTTGGGCGACCAGCCGGTGCTGTCGGTCCGCACGCGGGCCGAGCGCGCTGGGCGCCACACCGTCACCCTGGCCTATCTGGCGACAGGGCTGCAGTGGTCGGCCGACTATGTGGCGCGTCTGGACCCGTCGGACGGGACGCTGGATCTGACCGGCTGGGTGACGCTGGCGAACTTTGGCGGGACCGGATTCCCCGACGCCCCCGTCCAGGTGGTGGCCGGGACGCTGAGGAAGGACGCCGGCACCGTGCCGGTCGAACCTCTGGTCCGCTATCAGCAGAACCAGTGCTGGCCGCAGGGGACGACGACCTTTGGTTCGGGTGAGGTCGCTGAGTATAGCGGCGGACCTCCGCCGCCACCGCCGCCGCCGCCTGCGCCCCCTCCGCCGCCGGTGATGGCCATGGCGCGGGAAAGCATGGATGAGGTTGTTGTCACCGCGATGGCTCGCCAGGGCGAACTGGGCGACTACAAGATCTACACCCTGCCAGAGCCGACCACGGTGGCCGCGCGCCAGACCAAGCAGGTGCGCTTTCTCGAGCGCGAGGGCGTGGCCTATGAGCGGGTCTATCGCGCCAACGTGCTGAGCAACGATGACGAATCCCGTCCGACCGGCATCGTGTTGAAGCTGAAGAACGAGGAGAGCGCCGGGCTCGGCCTGGCCCTGCCGGGCGGATCGGTGGCGGTGATGCAGCCGGACGGGACGGGCGGTGTCCTGCTGGCCGGTCAGGACCGCTTCGTGGACAAGGGCGTGGGCCTGCCGGTGCGGCTGTCTTTTGGCCAATCGCCCGACGTGCGGGTGCAGACGCGGCTGGTGAAGTCGACCAGCACTACGCGCGGCGCGGTGACGACGGACCGGTCCGAGATCGAGACCACCGTCACCAACGTCCGCTCAGAGCCTGTCACCGTCGAACTGCTCGCCGACGCGGCGATGTCGCGCGGCTTCCGTATCCGTCGCCAGTCGGTGCGCAGCCGCATCGACGACACCGGCTACCCGGTCTGGACCCTAAGCGTACCCGCCAACGGCGCGGCGACGCTGACGGCGGCGTGGACGACGACGAATTGA
- the recN gene encoding DNA repair protein RecN, with amino-acid sequence MLTTLSIRDVVLVDALDLEVGEGLTVLTGETGAGKSIILDALGLALGARGDAGLVRSGAKQAIATAVFTAPDDEVLIALLAERGFEVAPGEELILRRVVSADGRSRAYVNDQPAGVTALREIGALLVEVHGQHETVGLLDWKTHRALLDNYGGLQPQLSGVAAAAERLKAAQGRLDELEASAAEAAAKAEEIALNLSELDALDPQPDEETELAGERAILGASEKAVADLADARNLLGGDKLSQRLASALRAVEHARQRAVQAGAEGDNPIIVKLALAAEAVDRALVEATEAVAAVDAAADAFDFEPGRLDKAEERLFSLRAAARKLNTTVDALPGLRIRLREQLRLIEDGAEALTNARRDVAVAIEAYDVAAMLLTSAREAAGDRLVAAVMGELGPLKLDRARFRVTLEPIEGRRGPLGVETVRFEVATNAGTPFGPLDTVASGGELARFALAMKAALASREDQRQPVMIFDEVDQGVGGAVAEAVGGRLQRLSNGAQVLVVTHSPQVASRGHAHWKVRKADVDGHTRTSIDVLEPHPRQEEIARMLSGAEITDEARAAARVLIG; translated from the coding sequence ATGCTGACCACTCTCTCGATCCGTGACGTCGTCCTCGTCGACGCCCTCGACCTGGAGGTCGGCGAGGGGCTGACCGTGCTGACCGGCGAAACCGGGGCCGGCAAGTCCATCATCCTGGACGCCCTGGGCCTGGCGCTCGGCGCGCGCGGCGACGCGGGCCTGGTGCGGTCCGGCGCCAAACAGGCGATCGCCACCGCCGTCTTCACCGCGCCCGACGACGAGGTCCTGATCGCCCTTCTGGCCGAGCGCGGCTTCGAGGTCGCGCCGGGCGAGGAGCTGATCCTGCGCCGCGTCGTCTCGGCCGACGGCCGCAGCCGCGCCTATGTCAACGACCAGCCGGCAGGCGTGACAGCCCTGCGCGAAATCGGCGCCCTGCTGGTCGAGGTGCATGGGCAGCATGAGACGGTAGGCCTGCTGGACTGGAAGACTCACCGCGCCCTTCTGGACAATTACGGCGGCCTGCAACCCCAGCTGTCGGGCGTGGCGGCCGCCGCCGAGCGTCTGAAAGCGGCGCAGGGGCGTCTGGACGAACTGGAAGCCTCAGCCGCCGAAGCCGCCGCCAAGGCCGAGGAGATTGCGCTTAACCTGTCGGAACTCGACGCCCTGGACCCGCAGCCGGACGAAGAGACCGAACTGGCCGGCGAGCGCGCCATCCTGGGCGCTTCGGAAAAGGCCGTGGCCGATCTGGCCGACGCCCGCAACCTGCTGGGCGGCGACAAGCTGAGCCAGCGTCTGGCCTCGGCCCTGCGCGCCGTCGAGCACGCCCGCCAGCGGGCGGTGCAGGCAGGGGCCGAGGGCGACAACCCCATCATCGTCAAGCTGGCCCTGGCCGCCGAGGCCGTGGACCGCGCTCTCGTCGAGGCGACCGAGGCCGTGGCCGCCGTCGACGCGGCCGCCGACGCCTTCGACTTCGAGCCCGGCCGTCTGGACAAGGCCGAGGAGCGGCTGTTCAGCCTGCGCGCCGCCGCCCGCAAGCTGAACACCACGGTCGACGCCCTGCCGGGGTTACGGATTCGCCTGCGCGAGCAGCTGCGTCTGATCGAGGACGGGGCCGAGGCCCTGACCAACGCCCGCCGCGACGTGGCCGTGGCCATTGAGGCCTATGACGTGGCGGCCATGCTGCTGACCTCGGCGCGCGAGGCGGCGGGGGACCGTCTGGTCGCCGCCGTCATGGGCGAGCTTGGCCCGTTGAAACTGGATCGCGCCCGGTTCCGCGTGACCCTGGAGCCCATCGAGGGCCGTCGTGGACCTTTGGGCGTCGAGACCGTGCGCTTCGAAGTCGCCACCAACGCCGGCACGCCCTTCGGTCCGCTGGACACCGTGGCCTCGGGCGGCGAACTGGCGCGCTTCGCCTTGGCCATGAAGGCGGCCCTGGCCAGCCGCGAGGACCAGCGCCAGCCGGTCATGATCTTCGACGAGGTTGATCAGGGCGTCGGCGGCGCCGTGGCCGAGGCCGTGGGCGGTCGCCTGCAACGCCTGTCGAACGGCGCCCAGGTCCTGGTCGTGACCCACAGCCCTCAGGTCGCCTCACGCGGCCACGCCCACTGGAAGGTCCGCAAGGCCGACGTGGACGGCCACACCCGCACCTCCATCGACGTGCTGGAGCCGCACCCCCGTCAGGAAGAGATCGCCCGAATGCTGTCGGGGGCGGAGATCACGGATGAGGCGCGGGCCGCGGCGCGGGTGCTGATCGGGTAG
- a CDS encoding outer membrane protein assembly factor BamD, with product MTVAVAALTVSACAGSKPRQKLAYEERPVEALYNTGYQRLQSKRWIDAVDYFQEVERQHPYSEWSRRAILMQVYAYYQNNNYQDAIAAADRFIALFPGNPSAAYAFYMRAICNFEQIVDVGRDQAYAEAALVGLRDVARRYPNTPYATDARVKIDMVNDQLAGKEMAVGRFYQRANQPLAALNRYKTVINNEAFQRSSHTPEALYRLVEVNVALGLIEEATRNAAVLGHNYPGSPWYAEAYALLTERGQRPDVQPEAKRESWLQRIIPGGA from the coding sequence ATGACGGTCGCCGTCGCCGCACTGACGGTATCCGCCTGCGCCGGGAGCAAGCCGCGCCAGAAGCTGGCCTATGAAGAGCGTCCGGTCGAAGCTCTCTACAACACCGGCTATCAGCGCCTGCAGTCCAAGCGCTGGATCGACGCGGTCGATTACTTCCAGGAAGTCGAGCGTCAGCATCCCTATTCGGAGTGGTCGCGCCGGGCGATCCTGATGCAGGTCTACGCCTATTATCAGAACAACAACTATCAGGACGCGATCGCAGCGGCTGACCGCTTCATCGCCCTGTTCCCCGGCAATCCGTCGGCGGCCTACGCCTTCTATATGCGCGCCATCTGCAACTTCGAGCAGATCGTCGATGTCGGTCGCGATCAGGCCTACGCCGAGGCCGCCCTGGTCGGTCTGCGCGATGTGGCGCGTCGTTATCCCAACACGCCCTACGCCACCGACGCCCGCGTCAAGATCGACATGGTCAACGATCAGCTGGCCGGCAAGGAAATGGCCGTGGGCCGTTTCTATCAGCGCGCCAACCAGCCGCTGGCGGCCCTGAATCGCTACAAGACGGTCATCAACAACGAAGCCTTCCAGCGCAGCTCGCATACGCCCGAGGCCCTGTACCGTCTGGTCGAGGTCAATGTGGCCCTGGGCCTGATCGAAGAGGCCACGCGCAACGCCGCCGTCCTGGGTCACAACTATCCGGGCAGCCCCTGGTACGCCGAGGCCTACGCCCTGCTGACCGAGCGCGGCCAGCGCCCTGACGTCCAGCCGGAAGCCAAACGCGAAAGCTGGCTGCAGCGGATCATCCCCGGCGGGGCCTGA
- a CDS encoding DUF4139 domain-containing protein, which yields MIRALGPFAVAMLLAAPVFPSQAWAQQVEDGPGGPDRVSLTVYNQNIALVEDVRNLNVPAGRSRQEFPGVSASIRPETVGLSGRGLSVVEQNFDYDLLTPGKLMESAVGGDIGIVRTNPGSGAQTTERARVLAANQGVVLQIGNRIEVLRDDGVPTRVIFDRVPQNLRPRPTLSVTLDAEGAGRRETTLSYLTSGLQWKADYVARFDEKAGKLDLTGWVTITNNSGATFSNAQTRVVAGDVNLINQGGYNPYNQPSRSRGNGTQTGGQGALADVYVYPLPEAVTVANNQTKQVGLIDAAGVPASKRYLNVIDGFQTFEEPVAAEVGVIFANGSGNAARALPAGVMRVYVKDAAGEPRFIGEDQVDHSPAGSEIVVTTGDAFDVTVQPRLVSSERTSKRLVDYFRTRYAMEYTVRNARPEPVTVEVRQRGLGRDTELSEQSIEGEMRDARTVVWRVPVPANGETKLTATITTGG from the coding sequence ATGATCCGCGCACTCGGACCCTTCGCCGTCGCCATGCTGCTGGCCGCGCCCGTCTTCCCTTCTCAGGCATGGGCGCAACAGGTGGAGGACGGGCCGGGCGGTCCCGACCGCGTCTCCCTGACCGTCTACAACCAGAACATCGCCCTGGTGGAGGACGTGCGGAACTTGAACGTGCCCGCCGGGCGCTCCCGTCAGGAGTTTCCCGGCGTGTCGGCCAGCATCCGGCCCGAGACAGTCGGTCTGTCGGGGCGCGGCCTGTCGGTGGTGGAGCAGAACTTCGACTATGACCTGCTGACGCCCGGCAAGCTGATGGAAAGCGCCGTCGGCGGCGACATCGGCATCGTCCGCACCAATCCCGGCTCGGGCGCCCAGACCACCGAGCGCGCCCGCGTCCTGGCGGCGAATCAGGGCGTGGTGCTGCAGATCGGAAACCGTATCGAGGTGCTGCGCGACGACGGCGTGCCGACGCGCGTCATCTTTGACCGGGTGCCGCAGAACCTGCGTCCCCGTCCGACGCTCAGCGTCACCCTGGACGCGGAAGGAGCGGGGCGGCGCGAGACGACGCTCAGCTATCTGACCTCCGGCCTGCAATGGAAGGCCGACTATGTCGCCCGCTTCGACGAGAAGGCGGGCAAGCTGGACCTGACCGGCTGGGTCACCATCACCAACAACTCCGGCGCGACCTTCAGCAACGCCCAGACGCGCGTGGTGGCGGGCGACGTCAATCTGATCAATCAGGGCGGTTACAACCCCTATAACCAGCCGTCGCGTTCTCGCGGCAACGGCACGCAGACGGGCGGGCAGGGCGCGTTGGCCGACGTCTATGTCTATCCGCTGCCGGAAGCCGTCACCGTCGCCAACAACCAGACCAAGCAGGTCGGCCTGATCGACGCGGCTGGCGTGCCCGCGAGCAAGCGCTATCTGAACGTCATCGACGGCTTCCAGACCTTCGAGGAGCCGGTCGCGGCCGAGGTCGGGGTCATCTTCGCCAACGGCTCGGGCAATGCCGCCCGCGCCCTGCCGGCGGGCGTCATGCGGGTCTATGTGAAGGACGCGGCGGGCGAGCCGCGCTTCATCGGCGAGGATCAGGTCGACCACTCGCCCGCCGGCTCCGAGATCGTGGTCACGACCGGCGACGCCTTCGACGTGACAGTGCAGCCGCGTCTGGTCTCGTCCGAGCGCACGTCCAAGCGCCTCGTCGACTATTTCCGCACCCGCTATGCGATGGAATACACCGTCCGCAACGCTCGGCCCGAGCCGGTGACGGTCGAGGTGCGCCAGCGCGGTCTGGGCCGTGACACCGAACTGAGCGAGCAGAGCATCGAGGGCGAGATGCGCGACGCCCGCACCGTCGTCTGGCGCGTGCCCGTGCCCGCCAACGGTGAGACCAAACTGACCGCGACCATCACCACGGGCGGCTGA
- a CDS encoding TonB-dependent receptor family protein, with amino-acid sequence MSFKTTAAPCALLIGACLAPTFAHASEADGPATVVDSIIVTGRRNAEDPAVVAEARDRLSRTPGAVAVVSAESYADRFAQGFSDTLRNVPGVMAQKRYGEESRLSIRGSGIAQGFHQRGVLLAQDGVPFADADGFSDFQGVDALSARYIEVWKGANTLRFGGAQLGGAINLVTQTGRTALHDNVLQFENGSYDTYRVHAELAREHGDWDAFAAVSGMKTDGYRQQSDQSQGRLTLNVGRSFGQDREVRLIAQAADIQQSVPGSLTLKQALETLRTAPANNIINDNARDQTLKRLTLQTRWRLTDSTLFEGAIWGWEKSLYHPIFQVVDQESQTKGAFGRIDWTGQVAGLRADAFYGFSWRDGDLDALRYVNVGGKRGALTAKGLQQATGLDVFAEGRLFVTERMALVAGGSWGRATRDYTDRLKPANDDSIDYDWFSPRLGLLWEAENGAQVFANVTRSVEPPTYGALVQAPLTGFTPVQVQDAWTAEIGTRGRHGALAWDLTAYRSQIEGEMLNFIVGPDIPAATFNADKTIHQGIEAGLDWRLPVEIANGSLLLRQTWTWSDFRFDGDLRWGDNRLPVVPEHQYRAELTWRHASGVFVTPSIEWRISRPYVDYANTMKAPDYALLGLTAGFDVRDGLSVYVDARNLTDERYVGEFSAVTDARTASTSVFFPGEGRSVFVGLRLAY; translated from the coding sequence ATGTCTTTCAAGACCACTGCGGCGCCGTGCGCGCTGCTGATCGGCGCCTGCCTAGCGCCGACCTTCGCCCATGCTTCCGAGGCTGACGGCCCCGCTACCGTCGTCGACAGCATCATCGTCACCGGCCGCCGCAACGCCGAAGACCCCGCCGTCGTGGCTGAGGCGCGCGACCGCCTCAGCCGCACCCCCGGCGCCGTGGCCGTCGTCTCGGCCGAGAGCTACGCCGACCGCTTCGCCCAGGGCTTTTCCGATACGCTGAGGAACGTCCCCGGCGTGATGGCCCAAAAGCGCTATGGCGAGGAAAGCCGCCTCTCCATTCGCGGCTCGGGCATCGCCCAGGGCTTCCACCAGCGCGGCGTCCTGCTGGCTCAGGACGGCGTCCCCTTCGCCGACGCCGACGGCTTTTCCGACTTTCAGGGCGTCGACGCCCTGAGCGCCCGCTACATCGAGGTGTGGAAGGGCGCGAACACCCTGCGCTTCGGCGGCGCCCAGCTGGGCGGGGCGATCAATCTGGTGACGCAAACCGGCCGCACGGCCCTGCATGACAACGTGCTGCAGTTCGAGAACGGCAGCTACGATACCTACCGCGTCCACGCCGAGCTGGCCCGCGAGCACGGCGACTGGGACGCCTTCGCCGCCGTCTCGGGCATGAAGACCGACGGCTATCGCCAGCAGAGCGACCAGTCGCAGGGCCGCCTGACCCTCAATGTCGGCCGGTCCTTCGGTCAGGACCGCGAGGTGCGCCTGATCGCCCAGGCCGCCGACATCCAGCAGTCGGTCCCCGGCTCCCTGACGCTGAAGCAGGCGCTGGAAACTCTGCGCACGGCTCCGGCCAACAACATCATCAACGACAACGCCCGCGACCAGACGCTGAAGCGGCTGACGCTGCAGACCCGCTGGCGTCTGACCGATTCCACCCTTTTCGAAGGCGCGATCTGGGGCTGGGAGAAGTCGCTCTATCACCCGATCTTCCAGGTCGTGGATCAGGAGAGTCAGACGAAGGGCGCCTTCGGCCGCATCGACTGGACGGGGCAAGTCGCGGGCCTGCGCGCCGACGCCTTCTATGGCTTCAGTTGGCGCGATGGCGATCTGGACGCCCTGCGCTACGTCAATGTCGGCGGCAAGCGCGGCGCGCTGACGGCCAAGGGCTTGCAACAGGCCACGGGGCTGGACGTCTTCGCCGAGGGCCGCCTGTTCGTCACCGAACGAATGGCGCTGGTCGCGGGCGGGTCATGGGGCCGAGCGACACGCGACTACACCGATCGGCTGAAACCCGCCAACGACGACAGCATCGACTACGACTGGTTCTCGCCGCGTCTGGGCCTGTTGTGGGAAGCCGAGAACGGTGCCCAAGTCTTCGCCAACGTTACCCGGTCGGTCGAGCCTCCGACCTATGGCGCCCTGGTGCAGGCCCCGCTGACCGGCTTCACCCCGGTTCAGGTTCAGGACGCCTGGACCGCCGAGATCGGCACGCGCGGACGGCATGGTGCCCTGGCCTGGGACCTGACCGCCTATCGCAGCCAGATCGAAGGGGAGATGCTGAACTTCATCGTCGGACCCGACATCCCGGCGGCGACCTTCAACGCCGACAAGACCATCCACCAAGGCATCGAGGCGGGCCTGGACTGGCGTCTGCCGGTCGAGATCGCGAACGGCTCCCTCTTGCTGCGCCAGACCTGGACCTGGAGCGACTTCCGCTTCGACGGCGATCTGCGCTGGGGCGACAACCGCCTGCCGGTCGTGCCCGAGCATCAGTATCGGGCCGAGCTGACCTGGCGTCATGCATCGGGCGTCTTCGTCACTCCCTCGATCGAGTGGCGGATCAGCCGGCCCTATGTTGACTACGCCAACACCATGAAGGCTCCCGACTACGCCCTGCTGGGCCTGACGGCGGGCTTCGACGTCCGTGACGGCCTCTCAGTCTATGTCGATGCGCGAAACCTGACCGACGAGCGTTACGTCGGCGAGTTCTCGGCCGTGACCGACGCCCGCACGGCCTCGACCAGCGTCTTCTTCCCGGGCGAAGGGCGATCCGTTTTCGTCGGCCTGCGCCTCGCCTACTAA
- a CDS encoding ribose-phosphate pyrophosphokinase, with protein MKLLSGNSNRTLSQAIGAHLDMPLTKAQVKRFADNEVFAVIEENVRGEDVFIIQSTSYPANDNLMELLIMTDALVRASARRITAVMPYFGYARQDRKTGGRTPISAKLVANLITRAGADRVLTMDLHAGQIQGFFDIPTDNLVATPVLAQDIKDNYPRGDDLMIVSPDVGGVVRARSLAKRLDADLAIVDKRRPKAGESEVMNIIGDVEGRRCILFDDIVDSGGTLVNAAQALIDRGATEVSAYISHGVLSGPAVQRVTNGPLKELVITDSIEQPDEVLKCSKIRTVSVAPLIGEAIRRIANEESVSKLFD; from the coding sequence ATGAAGCTGCTCTCTGGCAATTCGAACCGGACTCTGTCCCAGGCCATCGGCGCCCACCTCGACATGCCGCTGACCAAGGCCCAGGTGAAGCGATTCGCCGACAATGAGGTCTTCGCGGTCATCGAAGAGAACGTTCGCGGCGAAGACGTCTTCATCATCCAGTCGACCTCCTATCCGGCCAACGACAACCTGATGGAGCTGCTGATCATGACCGACGCCCTGGTGCGGGCGTCGGCGCGACGGATCACGGCGGTCATGCCCTACTTCGGCTATGCTCGTCAGGACCGGAAGACCGGGGGCCGCACGCCGATCTCGGCCAAGCTGGTCGCCAACCTGATCACCCGCGCCGGCGCCGACCGCGTCCTGACCATGGATCTGCACGCCGGTCAGATTCAGGGCTTCTTCGACATTCCGACCGACAACCTGGTGGCCACGCCGGTCCTGGCCCAGGACATCAAGGACAATTATCCGCGCGGCGACGACCTGATGATCGTCTCTCCCGATGTCGGCGGCGTGGTGCGCGCCCGCTCGCTGGCCAAGCGCCTGGACGCCGATCTGGCCATCGTCGACAAGCGCCGCCCCAAGGCGGGCGAGAGCGAGGTCATGAACATCATCGGCGACGTCGAAGGCCGTCGCTGCATCCTGTTCGACGACATCGTCGATTCGGGCGGCACCCTGGTCAATGCAGCCCAGGCCCTGATCGACCGCGGCGCGACCGAGGTTTCAGCCTATATCAGCCATGGCGTCCTGTCGGGACCCGCCGTCCAGCGCGTCACCAACGGCCCGCTGAAGGAGCTGGTGATCACCGACTCGATCGAACAGCCTGACGAAGTTTTGAAGTGCTCGAAGATTCGCACGGTTTCCGTGGCGCCCCTGATCGGCGAGGCTATTCGCCGTATCGCCAACGAGGAATCGGTCTCGAAGCTGTTCGATTAA